The following proteins come from a genomic window of Cronobacter muytjensii ATCC 51329:
- a CDS encoding MBL fold metallo-hydrolase gives MATRNGSRRFRNLDGSAAPGTVLPAFRMLVLDSLAGRGRGVPRKAPVPCVETDLVAIASPPGPGEGARLTWIGHASWLVQLEGKSFLIDPIFGDLALGPGGRNVPAGVLPENLPPIDAVLITHNHYDHLDLPSVQQVGAPVIAGLGMQAFLAKKGIPASELNWWESAELGSAKVSFVPAQHYSRRGLTDANETLWGGFVVEGPSASIYHSGDTGYFDGFREIGRRFPAIDAALLPIGAYDPAWFMRAQHMNPEEAVQAYLDLGARSFFAMHWGTFKLTYEPLDEPPVRLAAEWKRLGLTASEKRVLAVGETAEVRRPNE, from the coding sequence ATGGCAACTCGCAATGGCTCCAGACGTTTCAGGAATCTCGACGGCAGCGCGGCCCCTGGTACTGTGCTGCCGGCATTTCGCATGTTGGTCCTGGACAGCCTAGCCGGGCGTGGCCGCGGTGTTCCAAGAAAAGCACCCGTCCCATGTGTCGAGACCGACCTCGTAGCGATCGCCAGTCCGCCGGGACCGGGCGAAGGCGCTCGCCTCACCTGGATTGGACATGCAAGCTGGCTGGTGCAGCTAGAGGGCAAGTCGTTCCTCATCGATCCGATCTTTGGCGACCTTGCCCTGGGCCCGGGGGGACGAAATGTTCCGGCCGGCGTGCTGCCCGAAAACCTGCCGCCCATCGATGCCGTGCTGATCACGCACAACCACTACGACCACCTCGATCTTCCCTCCGTACAGCAGGTCGGTGCGCCGGTGATCGCCGGGCTGGGCATGCAGGCGTTCCTGGCGAAGAAGGGCATTCCCGCAAGCGAACTGAATTGGTGGGAATCCGCTGAACTTGGCTCCGCCAAAGTGTCTTTTGTGCCTGCTCAGCACTACAGCCGTCGTGGCCTCACCGACGCCAACGAAACGCTATGGGGCGGATTCGTCGTCGAGGGGCCATCCGCCAGCATTTATCACTCGGGCGATACGGGATATTTCGACGGCTTCCGGGAGATCGGTCGTCGCTTTCCGGCGATTGACGCGGCGCTTCTACCGATCGGCGCCTACGACCCGGCATGGTTCATGCGGGCGCAACACATGAATCCAGAGGAAGCTGTCCAAGCCTATCTAGACTTGGGTGCGCGGAGCTTTTTCGCCATGCACTGGGGGACGTTCAAGTTGACCTACGAACCGCTCGATGAACCTCCAGTTCGCCTGGCGGCGGAGTGGAAAAGACTGGGGCTGACTGCTTCAGAAAAGCGGGTTCTCGCCGTTGGCGAAACTGCAGAAGTGCGACGTCCAAATGAATAA
- a CDS encoding lipid A deacylase LpxR family protein, which yields MAIGAMLWSGSALAEERCDRKGIAAESTVNLRIDNDMFGGLGQDQGYSNGFLLTLVSPNLIHRADDPSLPDIARRLNHAFSGLQPGGFDELNMTIGLGQTMYTPTDREPHELIADDRPYAGALMFSVGYNARKGDDLRTSQLRLGIVGPAAKAGEVQDWWHGVIGVDRFNGWDNQLQNEPVVQFIHERRKRFALQQPAGPWRWDAITHWGGSLGNFATYANTGIEFRFGYLLPDDFGTAPMRPAGENTSPIRTSATQGWRGHFFVAADARWVLRDITLDGNTFRSSHSVDKRPLVADIGFGIAFTHGHWRFAFARYHRTREFDGQRERPAFGSFTIGRRF from the coding sequence ATGGCGATTGGGGCAATGCTCTGGAGTGGCTCGGCGCTGGCTGAGGAGCGCTGCGACCGCAAAGGCATTGCGGCCGAATCCACGGTGAATCTGCGAATCGACAACGACATGTTCGGCGGCCTCGGGCAGGACCAGGGGTACTCCAATGGCTTCCTGCTCACGCTGGTTTCGCCGAATCTAATCCACCGTGCGGATGACCCGAGCCTGCCCGATATCGCCAGACGGTTGAACCACGCGTTCTCCGGCTTGCAGCCTGGCGGGTTCGATGAGTTGAACATGACTATTGGGCTCGGTCAGACGATGTACACGCCCACCGACCGCGAGCCGCACGAACTGATTGCAGACGACCGGCCTTACGCCGGCGCATTGATGTTCAGCGTAGGCTACAACGCTCGAAAAGGCGACGACCTGCGGACTTCGCAACTACGGTTAGGCATCGTGGGGCCTGCTGCCAAAGCCGGAGAAGTTCAGGACTGGTGGCACGGCGTCATTGGCGTGGACAGGTTCAATGGCTGGGACAACCAACTGCAAAACGAACCTGTGGTGCAGTTCATTCACGAGCGACGAAAGCGGTTCGCGCTGCAGCAGCCTGCCGGGCCATGGCGGTGGGACGCGATTACCCATTGGGGCGGCAGCCTGGGCAACTTCGCCACTTACGCCAACACCGGGATCGAGTTCCGTTTCGGCTATTTGCTGCCGGACGACTTTGGTACAGCGCCAATGCGGCCGGCCGGCGAGAACACATCCCCGATCCGCACGAGCGCGACGCAGGGGTGGCGCGGCCATTTCTTCGTCGCTGCCGATGCGCGTTGGGTCCTGCGCGACATCACGCTCGACGGAAATACCTTCCGCTCCAGCCACAGCGTGGACAAGCGCCCACTGGTTGCAGACATCGGCTTCGGTATCGCATTTACCCATGGCCACTGGCGTTTCGCCTTCGCGCGCTACCACCGGACCCGCGAGTTCGATGGACAGCGCGAGCGACCGGCCTTTGGGAGCTTCACCATTGGCAGGCGGTTCTGA
- a CDS encoding SDR family NAD(P)-dependent oxidoreductase: protein MNSKYVVVMTGATSGFGQFTLQDLAASPDTRVIIGARGENRAVPKGVDVLPLDLASLASVRDFAGAVIRQLGDERIDILVLNAGLHGTPADQRSAEGYGLTFAVNHLAHYLLARLLLPHIAERGRVVITSSNMHNPPIKAIGPKTLDLQEWAYPPKGGSGDGIRSYTASKLCNLMTALSLARHDTVVARQIEVIAFNPGLTGGAAGREASALQKALLSIVMRTIFPLVGIFRPEFVMNAPEHSGRMLADVALGTLSLPEGRIYISLVKGNPTFPDPSELARNREAQERLWRESAVMVGVEESSP, encoded by the coding sequence ATGAACTCGAAGTACGTCGTCGTGATGACCGGAGCCACAAGTGGGTTTGGCCAATTCACGCTGCAGGATCTGGCCGCTTCCCCTGACACAAGGGTCATCATAGGCGCTCGTGGAGAAAATCGCGCCGTGCCGAAAGGCGTTGATGTCTTGCCGCTTGATCTTGCCTCTCTGGCCAGCGTCCGCGACTTTGCCGGCGCCGTGATACGGCAGCTTGGGGATGAACGTATTGACATCCTTGTCCTCAATGCAGGCCTGCATGGCACACCCGCCGATCAGCGTAGCGCCGAGGGTTATGGCCTCACGTTCGCCGTGAATCACCTTGCTCACTATCTGCTGGCGCGTCTGCTGCTGCCGCATATCGCTGAGCGGGGTCGAGTGGTGATCACGTCGAGCAACATGCACAACCCGCCCATCAAAGCGATCGGTCCCAAGACGCTCGACCTTCAGGAGTGGGCGTATCCGCCGAAAGGCGGTTCGGGTGACGGCATACGCTCCTACACGGCGTCGAAATTGTGCAACCTCATGACGGCACTGTCCCTGGCCCGGCATGACACGGTGGTGGCGCGCCAGATCGAGGTCATCGCCTTCAACCCGGGCCTAACGGGTGGCGCTGCCGGCCGCGAGGCGTCTGCGTTGCAGAAGGCGCTCCTTAGCATCGTGATGCGCACGATCTTCCCTCTGGTCGGTATCTTCCGCCCCGAGTTCGTGATGAATGCGCCCGAGCACTCGGGTCGGATGCTGGCCGACGTGGCGCTCGGAACGCTTTCCCTGCCGGAGGGGCGCATTTACATCTCCCTCGTCAAGGGAAATCCCACCTTTCCCGATCCCTCGGAGCTGGCTCGCAACCGTGAGGCCCAGGAGCGCTTGTGGCGCGAGAGTGCCGTAATGGTGGGCGTGGAGGAGTCGTCTCCATGA
- a CDS encoding metal-dependent hydrolase, with protein sequence MDNLTHTLVGAALGQAGLKRRTALAMPALMIGANLSDVDVLCIAFGEALSCRRGWTHGPIGLLVLPAVLTLVLLWFDRWQTRRGSRPGARPAVQPGQLLLLSYIGALSHPLLDWMNSWGIRLLMPFSERWFYGDALFIADPWIWLALGIGIWLSRRRERSGAGRTSSPAIVALLVTTLYSGAMVASGRVVEERVAREFKESGLGQPQQVLANPVFADPFRRRIVVQTERQYGFGDFRWLPNPHVSLDQELVSSHMDQSAIALVAGQSKQMADFLYWSRFPFAMIKGNGENTNVTVGDARFGTRPDTGVFSVKAAFPLELTKQSDPERLVDSCDKKCPEN encoded by the coding sequence GTGGACAACCTGACTCACACTTTGGTCGGCGCCGCTTTGGGGCAGGCCGGGCTCAAGCGGCGAACGGCGCTCGCGATGCCGGCATTGATGATCGGCGCGAATCTGTCCGACGTGGATGTCTTGTGTATCGCTTTCGGCGAGGCTCTCTCGTGCAGGCGTGGCTGGACACATGGCCCGATCGGGTTGCTCGTGCTGCCAGCGGTTCTAACGCTCGTGCTGCTGTGGTTCGACAGATGGCAAACCCGTAGAGGTTCACGACCAGGCGCGCGCCCCGCCGTTCAGCCGGGGCAGCTCTTGTTGCTCAGCTATATCGGCGCGCTTTCGCACCCCTTGCTGGACTGGATGAATAGCTGGGGCATCCGGCTTCTGATGCCGTTCTCGGAGCGTTGGTTTTATGGCGATGCGCTTTTCATCGCCGATCCATGGATCTGGCTCGCCCTTGGCATAGGAATCTGGCTATCACGGCGCCGCGAGCGCTCGGGCGCAGGTCGGACATCCAGCCCGGCGATAGTGGCCCTTCTGGTAACCACACTCTATAGCGGCGCAATGGTCGCGAGTGGGCGAGTTGTGGAAGAACGTGTAGCCCGCGAGTTCAAGGAGTCTGGTCTGGGTCAACCGCAGCAGGTTCTGGCGAATCCGGTATTTGCCGACCCGTTCAGGCGGAGGATCGTCGTGCAGACAGAGCGTCAGTATGGCTTTGGTGATTTTCGCTGGCTTCCCAACCCTCATGTATCGCTGGACCAGGAACTTGTTTCCTCTCACATGGACCAGTCGGCGATTGCTCTGGTGGCTGGGCAGAGCAAGCAGATGGCCGATTTCCTGTACTGGTCTCGGTTCCCCTTCGCGATGATCAAAGGAAATGGTGAGAACACCAACGTCACTGTTGGGGATGCGCGGTTCGGAACGCGCCCGGATACGGGGGTTTTCTCGGTTAAAGCAGCGTTTCCACTGGAACTGACGAAGCAGAGCGACCCTGAGAGGTTGGTCGATTCGTGTGATAAAAAGTGCCCGGAGAATTGA
- a CDS encoding NADP-dependent oxidoreductase has product MKRVQFSSYGGPETMAFAEYTLPPLEARRVRVRVKAAAINPLDWKLRRGVMKFVTGRKFPQGMGSDFAGVVEEVGTDVTDFRVGDEVFGTVEIKRQGAFAEVVDADAKLIVRKPASLTFSEAACLPIPAATAWAAVVGVARVGHGSRIFIHGCSGAVGSSAVQLAQAHGAQVCGACGDASIAAARAAGVNPVFPYSEKASFASDGLYDAVFDTLGTLAVADGLAMLKPKGRFIDINPTPARMLRGLISGRYRMTFSTGGFKNLEEIAKLAGDGKLRSSIGLEAPFADALSMIKDTEVGRRPPGRIVLIM; this is encoded by the coding sequence ATGAAAAGAGTGCAGTTCAGCAGCTACGGCGGCCCCGAGACGATGGCATTCGCCGAATATACACTTCCCCCACTCGAAGCCCGACGGGTGCGCGTGCGCGTGAAAGCCGCTGCGATCAATCCGCTGGATTGGAAGCTGCGGCGCGGTGTCATGAAGTTCGTCACCGGACGGAAGTTTCCCCAGGGTATGGGTTCGGACTTCGCTGGGGTAGTGGAAGAAGTCGGCACCGATGTCACCGACTTCCGTGTGGGCGACGAAGTTTTCGGCACGGTCGAGATTAAGAGGCAAGGTGCGTTTGCCGAGGTCGTCGATGCCGACGCCAAGCTCATTGTCCGCAAGCCCGCCTCGCTCACGTTCAGCGAAGCCGCGTGCCTCCCCATCCCGGCGGCAACCGCCTGGGCGGCCGTCGTCGGCGTCGCGCGCGTGGGCCACGGTTCGAGAATCTTCATCCACGGCTGCAGCGGCGCCGTAGGCAGCAGCGCGGTCCAACTCGCGCAGGCGCATGGCGCGCAGGTGTGCGGCGCGTGCGGCGATGCTTCGATCGCTGCAGCGAGGGCTGCTGGCGTCAATCCGGTGTTTCCTTACTCGGAGAAGGCCTCGTTTGCATCCGACGGCCTCTACGACGCGGTGTTCGACACGCTCGGTACGCTGGCCGTCGCTGATGGACTGGCGATGCTCAAGCCCAAGGGCCGCTTCATCGACATCAATCCGACTCCGGCCAGGATGCTGCGCGGCCTCATCTCCGGGCGCTACCGGATGACGTTCTCGACAGGCGGTTTCAAGAATCTGGAGGAAATCGCCAAGTTAGCCGGCGACGGAAAGCTGCGTTCTTCCATTGGTCTGGAAGCGCCGTTTGCCGATGCGCTGTCAATGATCAAGGACACGGAAGTCGGCCGGCGCCCGCCAGGCCGAATCGTGTTGATCATGTAA
- a CDS encoding alpha/beta hydrolase, with product MPNWHEFGVRSVISRLARGAALLAVVLGAVSLSSGCATVDFSESPVGSVSFEKYRRDTIAQIQAGRSFQLADRDAELAWNAPQEWRPAESEAGARPRKGILFVHGLGDSPWSFHDVGPPLASQGLLVRTVLLPGHGTRPDDLLTTTAEQWRQVVWEQAMALQRDVDGEVYLGGFSTGANLVLDYAYSHPEIAGLVLFSPGFKSMPFDWLAPLAARVRPWLIKPDGTIPMQNAVKYFNVPSNGFAQFYRTSANARRLLRDRAYEKPVFMVVAEHDSVLDTDYLFDVFQQRFTHPDSRLVWYGGEPDGLTDRRRVLVRQDRLPEWRISQFSHMSVTFSPANTVYGDGGSLRLCLNGLREGDTQACEKGEPVWYSDWGYREEGKIHARLTFNPYFEWQTSVMLAMLDTATTSVISQDVTLKTSTSERSRPASPPRSIDIPKAAER from the coding sequence ATGCCGAACTGGCATGAATTCGGCGTCCGCTCGGTCATCTCGCGCTTAGCGCGAGGTGCCGCGCTGCTCGCCGTGGTTCTCGGAGCAGTCAGCCTGTCGTCCGGGTGCGCAACGGTGGATTTCAGCGAGTCTCCGGTCGGCTCGGTGAGCTTTGAAAAGTATCGACGCGACACGATCGCTCAAATCCAGGCCGGCCGCAGTTTCCAGCTTGCCGACCGGGATGCCGAGTTGGCGTGGAATGCCCCACAGGAGTGGCGGCCCGCTGAATCCGAGGCGGGAGCGCGTCCGCGAAAAGGGATTCTGTTCGTGCATGGCCTCGGCGATTCGCCCTGGTCCTTCCACGACGTGGGGCCGCCATTGGCGAGCCAAGGATTACTGGTGCGAACGGTGCTCCTCCCCGGCCACGGCACGCGGCCCGACGACTTGCTGACGACAACGGCGGAGCAATGGCGCCAAGTGGTCTGGGAACAGGCCATGGCGCTGCAGCGCGACGTCGATGGCGAGGTGTACCTAGGAGGGTTCTCCACGGGAGCGAACCTGGTCCTTGACTACGCGTATTCGCATCCCGAGATCGCAGGACTGGTGCTGTTCTCGCCCGGCTTCAAGAGCATGCCCTTCGATTGGCTTGCGCCGCTGGCGGCCCGTGTCCGGCCCTGGCTCATCAAGCCTGACGGGACGATTCCGATGCAGAACGCCGTCAAGTACTTCAACGTCCCGTCCAACGGGTTCGCACAGTTCTATCGGACCAGCGCCAACGCACGCCGGCTGCTGCGCGACCGGGCCTATGAGAAGCCGGTCTTCATGGTCGTTGCCGAGCACGATTCCGTGCTGGATACCGACTATCTGTTCGATGTCTTCCAGCAGCGCTTCACGCACCCGGACAGCCGCTTGGTCTGGTACGGAGGCGAGCCGGACGGACTGACGGATCGCCGGCGCGTTCTGGTCCGGCAGGACCGGCTGCCCGAATGGCGCATCAGCCAGTTCTCGCACATGAGCGTCACGTTCTCTCCCGCTAACACTGTTTATGGGGACGGCGGCAGCCTGCGCCTGTGCCTGAACGGCTTGCGTGAAGGCGACACGCAGGCCTGCGAAAAGGGGGAGCCCGTCTGGTACTCGGACTGGGGCTATCGAGAGGAAGGGAAGATCCACGCACGGCTCACCTTCAACCCGTATTTCGAGTGGCAGACCTCGGTGATGCTGGCGATGCTTGACACCGCAACCACATCCGTCATCTCGCAGGACGTCACGTTGAAGACCTCCACGAGCGAACGCTCCCGGCCAGCATCGCCCCCTCGATCCATTGACATTCCAAAAGCAGCCGAAAGGTAA
- a CDS encoding aldo/keto reductase yields the protein MNSSLPSTNEFRLGGELPINRLGFGAMRLPCNGFRGPARDPETGRAVLRRAVELGVNHIDTAEFYQSTDGSVRANALIREALYPYRSNLVIATKVGVVFNPDGSHRPATGADMRRLVEENLSSLGLDRLDLVYLRIGEMTVPHGESLAERFEALAALRAEGLIRHLGISNVDIGHFNEARAIAPIAAVQNNFHIAKREDLSLLKACEEAGIAFCPFFPLGGGMGEIDDGRLARVAGRHGATPSQIALAWLLASSPVMLAIPGTGSVEHLQENVAAGGISLTEEDHAELA from the coding sequence ATGAATTCTTCGCTTCCCAGTACCAATGAGTTCCGCCTTGGCGGAGAGCTGCCCATCAACCGGCTGGGCTTTGGCGCCATGCGCCTGCCTTGCAACGGCTTCCGTGGTCCGGCGCGAGACCCGGAAACCGGGCGTGCCGTGCTGCGCCGCGCAGTCGAACTCGGCGTCAACCACATCGATACGGCCGAGTTCTACCAGAGCACCGATGGTTCGGTACGCGCCAATGCGCTCATCCGTGAGGCGTTGTATCCCTATCGGTCCAACCTGGTGATCGCGACCAAGGTCGGGGTCGTGTTCAACCCGGATGGCAGCCATCGACCGGCCACCGGTGCCGACATGCGCAGGCTCGTCGAAGAGAACCTGTCGAGTCTTGGCCTGGACCGTCTCGATCTGGTGTACCTGCGCATCGGCGAGATGACGGTGCCTCACGGCGAGTCGCTGGCCGAACGCTTCGAGGCGCTGGCCGCACTGCGTGCAGAAGGCCTGATTCGGCATCTGGGCATCAGCAACGTCGATATCGGGCACTTCAACGAGGCCCGCGCCATCGCCCCGATCGCGGCCGTGCAGAACAACTTCCATATCGCCAAGCGCGAGGACCTGAGCCTGCTGAAGGCCTGCGAAGAAGCCGGCATCGCGTTCTGCCCGTTCTTCCCGCTCGGTGGGGGCATGGGGGAGATCGACGACGGGCGGCTGGCCCGGGTCGCCGGAAGGCATGGTGCCACGCCGTCCCAGATCGCGCTGGCCTGGTTGTTGGCATCCTCCCCGGTGATGCTGGCGATCCCCGGCACGGGCTCCGTCGAGCACCTTCAGGAGAACGTCGCCGCCGGTGGCATTTCCCTCACCGAGGAAGACCATGCCGAACTGGCATGA
- a CDS encoding alpha/beta hydrolase family protein has product MIDQKDKFDTKQVHGAKASAATSAQVGKHWADPGFFNDNVLLDALIKHILSLMPYGMTDFGEVMDVVHQLKGSDEEAWVSAWAALAGRLQDRAEAADQKGKRVTAASAFLRASTYWRCALLYFSDFEDKRMKEYAVASASCYERYIKLSGYPGERIEIPYEGDFLPGYFYRSPHAGAKAPLLIVTPGRDTWAEDTRWVCEGALQRGIHCLTYDGPGQGFALRLNNLTFRPDWEKVVSPLIDFALEKFPEIDASNIALMGLSFGGYLAPRVAAFDKRIKLCITDPGNISWGRQIIAQLERFADHPLDQIPEQMRNLVRDYAWKHGVPNTIKDVVQALQPYDNSAVLDKVTCETLVLDGTGEVFHGAKPFYDALQGPKEYLLFDETSTAQSHCQIGGYATATEYIFDRIAERLGCA; this is encoded by the coding sequence ATGATCGATCAGAAAGATAAATTTGACACTAAACAAGTACACGGCGCAAAGGCCAGCGCGGCGACTTCAGCACAGGTCGGAAAGCATTGGGCAGACCCTGGTTTTTTCAATGACAACGTACTGCTTGACGCACTGATCAAGCACATCCTGAGCCTGATGCCCTACGGCATGACCGATTTCGGCGAGGTCATGGACGTGGTGCACCAGCTCAAGGGCAGCGACGAAGAGGCTTGGGTCAGTGCCTGGGCCGCGCTGGCAGGCCGGCTGCAGGACAGGGCCGAAGCGGCTGACCAAAAAGGCAAGCGCGTCACCGCCGCCAGCGCCTTTCTTCGGGCCTCCACCTACTGGCGCTGCGCGCTCCTGTATTTCAGCGACTTCGAGGACAAGCGCATGAAGGAGTACGCGGTCGCCAGCGCCTCGTGCTACGAGCGCTACATCAAGCTGTCGGGCTACCCCGGCGAGCGCATCGAAATCCCCTACGAGGGCGACTTCCTTCCCGGCTACTTCTACCGGTCGCCCCATGCGGGCGCAAAGGCACCACTGCTCATCGTCACGCCTGGCCGGGATACCTGGGCCGAAGACACCCGCTGGGTGTGCGAAGGCGCGCTGCAACGGGGTATCCACTGCCTGACCTACGATGGTCCGGGCCAGGGATTCGCGCTGCGACTGAACAATCTCACCTTCCGCCCGGATTGGGAAAAGGTCGTCAGCCCGCTGATCGACTTCGCGCTGGAAAAATTCCCGGAAATCGACGCCTCCAACATCGCGCTGATGGGACTGAGCTTCGGCGGCTATCTGGCGCCGCGCGTGGCCGCGTTCGACAAGCGCATCAAGCTCTGCATCACCGATCCCGGCAACATCAGTTGGGGCCGCCAGATCATCGCGCAACTGGAGCGCTTCGCTGACCACCCGCTGGACCAGATTCCGGAGCAGATGCGCAACTTGGTGCGTGACTACGCCTGGAAGCACGGCGTGCCGAACACGATCAAGGATGTGGTGCAGGCCCTCCAGCCCTACGACAACTCGGCCGTTCTGGACAAGGTGACCTGCGAGACGCTCGTGCTGGACGGCACCGGCGAGGTCTTCCATGGAGCCAAGCCGTTCTACGACGCCTTGCAAGGTCCCAAGGAATACCTGTTGTTCGACGAGACCTCGACGGCGCAGTCGCACTGCCAGATCGGCGGTTATGCGACGGCCACCGAATACATCTTCGACCGGATCGCCGAACGGTTGGGTTGCGCGTGA
- a CDS encoding TetR/AcrR family transcriptional regulator: MVKDQRTSPTKHRTAKGAQRLQDLISVAAELFLERGFDSVAVDDLIARVGGSRSNIYSHFGGKEGLFKEAMISLCADVAKPLEQLRIGNGGPEEVLPLLGKRLLQSALSPRTLALHRLLVNEGRRFPDVAQAMWEVSYGKAIEILSDWIETQQQSGKDLSGAVPAKVLAEHFIGLVAGHAKLLAASGLRSSPLSNSEIDRIVGHAVQTFLHGSLSRGVERREKK; encoded by the coding sequence GTGGTAAAGGATCAGCGCACATCACCGACGAAGCATCGAACCGCAAAGGGCGCACAGCGCCTTCAGGATCTAATCTCCGTTGCGGCTGAGCTATTCCTCGAACGCGGTTTCGACAGCGTCGCCGTGGATGACTTGATCGCCCGCGTGGGAGGTTCACGCAGCAACATCTATAGCCACTTCGGCGGCAAGGAAGGACTGTTCAAGGAGGCCATGATCAGTCTGTGCGCAGACGTGGCGAAGCCGCTGGAGCAGTTGCGAATCGGGAATGGCGGGCCAGAAGAAGTGCTTCCATTGCTCGGCAAGCGGCTACTACAGTCCGCACTGTCCCCACGCACGCTTGCCCTGCACCGTCTCTTAGTCAATGAAGGCAGGCGCTTTCCCGATGTTGCACAGGCAATGTGGGAAGTGAGTTACGGCAAGGCCATCGAGATCCTCTCCGACTGGATCGAGACGCAACAGCAATCGGGAAAAGACCTGTCTGGCGCGGTTCCAGCCAAAGTGCTTGCCGAACATTTCATTGGCCTGGTAGCCGGCCATGCCAAGCTGCTGGCAGCTTCAGGACTCCGTTCGTCACCTTTGTCCAACAGCGAGATCGACCGAATTGTGGGCCACGCCGTCCAGACCTTTCTTCATGGCTCATTGAGCCGTGGAGTGGAGCGTAGAGAGAAGAAATAA
- a CDS encoding LysR family transcriptional regulator: MELRHLRCFVAVAEELHFARAAEKLHIEQSPLSRTIKELEEELGEQLFIRSSRSTRLTRAGKLFLEHVPRVFTALQQARDSVKAASNGFHGQLRIAVSDGITSSRLPSLLAMCRQEEPEVDIRLFQVPLSQQLKGLQDDLYDLGFAQSDEVGDGITAEAVWSDPLMVAVPARHHLLKHKRIPLDELLQFPLVLCDPQACEGHARQVERMLRRSDREPLIAERVASFELMMVVVSAGFALGLAGLPHIVASRECGVVARPLAGRSPMLTTYLLRREGEESEVLTRFVERVQAIDLPEGARPVPSAESDPQEEIEL, encoded by the coding sequence ATGGAACTACGGCACCTGCGTTGCTTTGTCGCCGTTGCGGAAGAACTCCACTTCGCTCGTGCAGCGGAAAAGCTGCACATCGAGCAATCGCCCCTGTCGCGCACGATCAAGGAGCTGGAGGAAGAACTAGGGGAACAGTTGTTCATCCGCTCCAGCCGAAGCACGCGCCTGACACGGGCAGGCAAGCTGTTTCTAGAGCATGTGCCACGCGTGTTCACGGCCTTGCAGCAAGCGCGCGACAGTGTGAAAGCAGCATCCAACGGCTTCCACGGCCAGTTGAGAATCGCCGTTTCCGACGGCATCACGTCTTCGCGTCTCCCGAGCTTGCTGGCGATGTGCAGGCAGGAGGAACCCGAGGTGGATATTCGGCTTTTCCAAGTGCCGCTGTCACAGCAACTCAAGGGCCTGCAAGACGATCTGTACGACTTGGGGTTTGCTCAATCCGATGAAGTGGGTGACGGCATAACCGCCGAGGCCGTATGGAGCGATCCGCTCATGGTGGCTGTGCCCGCGCGGCATCACCTGCTCAAGCACAAGCGAATCCCATTGGATGAATTGCTGCAATTTCCGCTGGTGCTCTGCGATCCGCAGGCGTGCGAGGGCCATGCTCGCCAGGTGGAACGCATGCTGCGTCGATCCGACCGCGAGCCGCTGATCGCAGAACGTGTCGCTTCGTTCGAGCTGATGATGGTGGTGGTTTCCGCTGGCTTCGCCTTGGGTCTAGCCGGCTTGCCGCATATCGTGGCGAGCCGGGAATGCGGCGTGGTGGCCCGGCCATTGGCCGGGCGCTCCCCTATGCTGACCACCTACCTTCTGCGGCGCGAAGGGGAAGAGTCTGAAGTGCTGACTCGATTCGTCGAACGGGTACAGGCAATCGACTTGCCCGAAGGCGCAAGGCCCGTGCCGTCAGCCGAATCTGACCCACAGGAGGAAATCGAGCTATGA
- a CDS encoding EexN family lipoprotein, giving the protein MKRMTLLLLAGLLTACGPSETPKQANIPTVEELAADPARLKELRQQCKTDRATLGDVLCNRVAEATRKRFYGDGNTPYTPPEAPPKF; this is encoded by the coding sequence ATGAAGCGAATGACGCTATTGCTGCTGGCCGGCTTGCTCACGGCCTGCGGCCCATCTGAGACGCCCAAGCAGGCCAACATCCCGACCGTCGAGGAACTGGCTGCCGATCCTGCACGGTTGAAGGAGTTGCGTCAGCAGTGCAAGACCGACCGTGCGACGCTTGGCGACGTACTCTGCAACCGCGTGGCAGAAGCCACGCGCAAGCGGTTCTATGGCGACGGCAACACGCCCTATACCCCGCCGGAGGCGCCACCTAAGTTCTAG